Within the Naumovozyma castellii chromosome 1, complete genome genome, the region ATGTTGAAGAATGTGTTAAAGTTCAATGGGAATCAAGAACTTAAACTAATGCATAACATTTTGGAATAtgtaaaataaatatatacaagtttattcaaatacaaTATAGACATGTTTCTATAAATTCCtctgtttctttttcacAAGAATCTAGGGACCTTAACATTCTCATAAACAAGAATGACATCATCTTTTTTataatcttcaaattgtttCTCAAAAGTGACACCACATTCATGCCCCTTAGACACCTCCATTAtatcttccttttcatgTTTCAGAGTAGCAACTTTACCTTCAAagataattttcttttcgGGACCTCTTATAATCTGTATTAGTGAATTCTTATTCAGAACCCCATTGCGAACTTTGCATCCTGcaattttaattaatttcttcttcatggtaaattcaaaaacttcCCGAATATCGATAGTGGCCGtgaatttcttttcaaaaattggcTTCAGATTGTCTGTCAGTATGTCAGTAACATCTTCGATTAGTTTATAAATCACATTGTACTGCTTTACCTCGATATGATAAGGGTTATTAATTACTTCACTAGGAAGGTTGCCGAGATTAAAACAAAGTATTTTACTATCTGTAATTTGAGCCATCTTGAAATCACTTTCGTTAGGCAATCCaacagatgatgaaatgacCTTGCACCGGACCTCTGCATTTCCTAACGGTTCAATAGATTCTTCTATGGCTTCTGCTGAACCTGACACATCTGATTTAACAATAAAATTCACGTCTTTAGGTCCCTGGGGCACAAAACTTTTCTTTATatcctcatcttcaatttcattcttaTGCTTTTGAAGTTCTGCCTCTTCCCTTCTTTGTTCGTTCAAGTTTTCAACCGTAACAGCGTCCTTTTCAACAGCTTGCAGTGCTATTCTCCTGTTAATGTACTTTTTAGCGACTGACTCAGAGACGGTTTGAATAACTTCATCACCAGCACGGACAAGATCCTTCCAACCTCGGACTTCAACAACTTGCGCTGGTTCTGCCTTTATCACATCCTTTCCTAGATCGTCAACCATTAATTTAACTCTACAATACGTATTACCACATAGAAGAATTTTCCCTTTCTGAAGAGTGCCTCTTTTGACTAGCACAGTTGCCACATTTCCAACTGTTTTCCTAACTTGACTTTCGAGAACCCAGCCTTCAACCAAAGTCTTCAGTGAATTCTCTGCTCTGACATCCATAATATCACTCAATAGGATGATGGACTCTTCAAATAAGTCCATATTTTCTCCAGTTTTTGCGCTGATTGGAATAACTTGGACATCACCTCCAATTTTTTCTACAGGTATATCTTGAGAAATCAAGTCGTTAGTTACTCTTTCAATTGCCTTTTCACGGTCTTTAGGTCTCTTAATTGTATCTATTTTTGTAATTGCCACGATCAGCTCATTACCGGAATTTTTTATATGTTTTATTGCCTCCAAAGTTTGCGGCATCACCGAATCCTCAATAGAGACCACTAGGACAATAATATCAGTGATGTTGGCACCCCTTTCtctcatcttcaaaaatgCAGCGTGGCCAGGAGTGTCTAGAAACGTAATActcttctttgaaacaGGAGTGACAATCTGAAACGCCCCAATATGTTGTGTAATTCCTCCATGCTCTCCAGAAACAACGGAAGATTTCCTTAAATAATCGATTATCGTCGTCTTACCGTGATCGACATGTCCCATGATCGTAACTACTGGGGGTCTCCTCTGGAGAAATTTTGGATTAGCTGGCGCCTTTAGTCCATCATATATATTCTTAGAGGTAATGGCTGCTTGGGAAGCTGGCAGCACATAATTATATTCTTGCAGAATGAGTTCTACATATTCCCtagaaagaatataattatGGCTAATATTGGCGAACCCTAATTTTGTCAAGTCTTTTATTAATGTTTCAATCCTGCAATTCAGAAGATTGGCTAGTTTGCTAACAGAAATGTAATTTGGAATTACAAAGTTGAGCGGTTTTGgttgtttatttttacTGGACCTTGTTAATTTGTTTCTGGGATATCGGTTAGAATAATGACGAAATTGAGAATGAATCGTCGGAATTATTGTTCTTGAGAGGGAGTGGCCCATTCCAGGATGTCGACATACAACATTACATATTTGCAGTATGTTAGAAGTCAATAGTAACATCTTTGGTTGATTTTCAATATAGGAACTCTCATTATGTCTTCGACCTAGTAAAGGTTTCTCAAATCGATTCGAAATGGAATTTTTGGTCCGCGCTTCTCAAAAACTGATTACGTACTAGTTATTAAGAATGATTGTAGATTGTAATATAAAACTACGTATATGAAACTGTTGACATTGTAAGAACTGTATCTGTTAGTCTTGAATTCGCGGTGGAAATTTCCTTACTAAGCTGAGAAGAAGACTTGCGGAAGGTGAATCGAATCCTAATTTCTCCGCCATCTTGAGTAAGCCATCTACAATTTCGGAACGGTACCATTCTTCATCTATACCTAGAAACGTCGTATAATGATGCTCAATTATATTTCTGATCAATGATAGGGCTTGCTTTTCTCGAATACCATCGTCTCTGTCTTTGAGTCCATATTTTGTTGCTTGTTTCAGGACCTCACAGCTCGCCTTGTAATTCATTCTATTAGCACATTTTAGGAGTACAGTATAAAGCATTACTCTGAGGGGTGTACcttcatcaattttttgtttcatGTTGCCTACCTTTAATgttttaatgaaaagtttATTAGGTTTAAATAAGGGAAGGAACCACATAAGCACCTCAGAAAGCGAGTCTTTTATACACACCATTTGAGAGTATTCCTTTGTTGTCAATTGATCAAGTATCTCAAGTATTAACTGCAAAACTGAGAGTTCATTAGTAGAAAGTAAAGTTTCATGTATGGTGAAAACAACGtcattttcattgaatgattcCAACGAATTCGATTTAGACAACTTGTTATAAACCGAATCCAAAGAAACCAGAGTACCCATACACCCAACCTGTGTTAAATTTGACTCCCAAATTTCGTCTGAACTAACTTGTCTCTTGAATAATAAGTTATGCTCTTTCACTAGCCTTGCAATCAACGTATCATATTTTTGGTTAAGAGGAACCCGAATTTCTGTTAGAAGTAACGTAATATATCTGATAATCTCCTTAAAATGCgtaaaattttcattagcCTCATCTATCGTGAAACTATCATGAGAAGCGTCATCTTCAAACAAAATCTCATCATCTTGTTCTCCAGAATTTGATTCTAACTCGGCAAGATATTCCTGTTGATCAATATCTACTACCTCATCACCATCAGCACCTTccattgaaagaatatcatcatcattgcTATTACCAGAGTTGATAATACTATGTTCATTCTTATATAACCTTAAAATAATTTCTGAAACGGAGACTAAGCTTTCCTTCACCAGTTCTATTATATTTGGTGATACTCTCTTCTGTCCTGTAAGCATTGAATTGATGGTGAAAAAAGGAGCCAATGAATGCATTATTTCCAAAGTCATCAAAATGTGCTCAAAATTGTCTTTCTTTAGGGTTGGTATTATAAATTTCTCGAATAGATCATCAATAACCAAGTCAAACTGGTACCACACTCTTACCATAGACTTTAAAAGACATAACTTTACAACAATTAACACATCCGGCATTATACGATGATCCATACATAATACAGTTTCGTTCACTATTGCATCTTTTACAGCATCCAATGTTTCATCACTATTAAATAGCTCTAGTATCTCAATGGCAGTTACATTAGGTAACAGTTCAGATTTACCATCATAATAGAGTTGAAGCAGCATGGGTAACGTTTCATTAAGTACCATTTGAATGCCACCATCAAAACTATGATTTTTCATAATATAGACGAACCTAGGAACCAATTGATCCTCATCATGCATTACATCGAGACTATTATTAGTAGATGTAGATGGCTGTTGTCTAGTTCCTCTTTTGGCAATCAAGCCTTTCAGAATGTTTCTCACTGTCTGAATCCTCACCagtaataatttatcaCTTTCTTGATATATCAAGGGACGAAGAATTACAGAACTTAACATAATAGGATCATCATAAAATTGAATCGCAATAGTAACATAAGTTTGAAATGATACTAAATTGACTAATTCCATATCAGGCTCCTCCAATAATGTAACAATTAGAATTTCAGATACTAATCTTCTCAAATCGTCTACTGGGACCTGCATTTGCCCCAGTTGTCTTAATATCATGTATTTGATATCATTATCTGATGTACTCTTATACTGGCtaattaaatcatccaTCTTTTCATGTTACTGCTTCAGGATCTAGTTTCGTCATAAGGGGACCATACTTCACACGTTCTTATGATTaagatttgaagatttcttATAATCCTTCAATTAAGCGTGCTTACGTTATCTGATCaaaaacaatttcaatacaGGTGACACAGTATATCAAAGCGTTGGTGACAAGACCAATTCCACTGCTAAAAGTGTCTTTCGTTTGGAACCACTCTTCCCCACATCTAGTGCATATATGCTATTTTTTTCGGCTAAAATAATATGCTTCTTACCCCATAAAGTTTTTCACTTGaactattattttcataattTGAGAGCAAATTTCTGATATTTAAGCCCATATGGCCTGATTCATCGTATTTATTCGAGAAAGTGAGTGGGACCCATGAtaaaaagataaaaaaaataagcGTCACAGACAGGATTCGAACCTGCGCAGGTAAAACCCAATGCCTAAATGctttttcttggaaataGCAGGGCATCGCCTTAACCACTCGGCCACTGGGACAactaatttcaaattatttctGGAAAATGGGATCTCTATAAAGGatagtgaaaaatttcaaattccagATCTAAAGGCCTCATTGAAGTTTATATGATCTGCTAAAAAATAAACGGTTTTCGACTACCGTAAAAAACAGACCAAATGCCTTTCGATGAGCACTACCGAGCATAATGACATCCTCTTTCTCAACTTCAATCAATCTGGGTCCTGTTTGGCGGTAGGTACCTCTCAAGGGTTCAAAATACTAAATTGTGAGCCATTTGGAGAATTCTACTCAGAAATACACGATGAGGGCTCTGGAGGGTATAACATAGTTGAGATGTTATTTTCTACTTCTTTAGTTACTTTGATAGGCAATGGTGATAATCCAGACTTTTCACCCCGAACCCTGAAGATAATCAATACAAAAAAGGAATCCACCATCTGCAAGATTTCTTTTCCTACGCCGATCCAATCAGTCAGAATGAACAAGACGCATTTAGTGGCTCTGCTAAGAACACAAATATATGTTTATGATATTACCACTTTAAAACTTTTACACGTTATCGAAATCGATTGGAATCCGCATTGTGTAATGACGCTGTCTCCCAATATTaagaacaatattttaGGGTTCCCTTCATCCATTAAGATCCTTCTCAATGCTAGGATTGTGAAAAACGATGTAATCGTTTCAAAAGGTATCAACATATCTTCCAACGAAGGTGTCAGCGACAGTATCACACAACTGAAAGAGAATTCCACAACGCTGAAGGGAAACGTTGTAATTTACGACCTTTCCATTTTACAACCGAGAATTATAATAGAGGCCCATGAATCTGAGATTGCTGCATTAACGTTTAGTTCTGATGGTACGTTATTAGCCACAGCATCCGTGAAGGGAACTATAATAAGAGTATTCAATTGCACTTCGGGATTGAGATGTTATCAATTTCGGAGAGGTACTTATCAAACAAGAATATTATCTATGAACTTTAGTAATAACAATCAATTTTTGGCAGTAACATGCTCTAATGGAACGATTcatatatttaaattgaatttaaatacgaataataataacaataataatccAACTGTCAATGAAGAGGAGGTGACAGGAATGAACACATACACTTCATTCCGAAACATAGGACCTCATGTGGACGAGGGAAGAAACACGGTCAGCCGGATAATAAGAAACTCTTCACAACAGCTTTCAAGAAAGGCTATGCAAGCAATAGGCCAAATGCTTCCCAGTTCTGTGACATCTGCATGGGATCCAATGAGACACTTTGCAAGCTGTAAACTTCCCCAGTCACAAACTGCCTATGAAACGAGTGCAGTATTTATAGACTCCTACAAGGAGATAGATATTCAAAGTTACCGGGATCTGTTTGGCAATGGACTAGAGGATATCCCATTGCCTTCTGCTAGCGAGGTAACCAAGGTTCACATTGTTCCTGTAAGAGTAGGGGATCCGAACGGATTTCTTCACGAGTACATACTGGACCCTGAGAGGGGCGGTGATTGTCCTCTACTAAGTAGCTACCCTCTGTGACTTACAGAATGCCTTCCACAAATATCGCATCTTTATGCAGACATGTAAACCAAATGATTGTTTAATCAGTATATAAAATACAACCATCTTAATACGCAAGGAAGAATGTCTGTTTCAGTGCCCTGTTTTAGTGGTATTGAGAACATACCAAGACCGCAGATTGGACAGTCAAACAATACCATATATATAGTATGTACAGAACAATGGATCGGCACATCGATCTTCGGAAAAACTTTCGCGGCTCAAAAAGACAGATGTGATAAGCTCGCGGATAAACAGGCGgacaaaatttcaaaccTTAAGGATAATTAAATCTCGAGTGATGCAAAACTTCTCAGAAGTCAACTGATTTCGACAGAACACCAGTTCAGAACCTAATTATCTGCAATTCGAACTCCTATTTAGCTGGCAATCAATACATGGGAAAATACTTTGCATAATTCAACTACAGTTAAAAAATTCATGAAATTTGAGTCTTACCCATTACATTCACTACTTGAAACCTTCTAAAGACTTAATTACAAGCTTAGCTACCTTATCCtcaagaaaattaaagataaaatCATATGTTTTTATCAAATAGCGCCACATATCTAAGGAAGCCGGTACTTTTCGATATTAGAATGAGAGGGGTGGATAATGATGTCCTACTGATTAAAGGACCCCCATCATCGGCACCATCAGTACTGTTGGCAGGGACAATTGTTCTATCCATATTAGATCCAATCCAGATCAAATCCTTTAAACTAGCACTTATAGGTAAACTCACGTTGAACATTCCAACAACGGTTCAAACAACCAAGGGTTCAACGacaaaatataatagaTACGAAAGACGTTTTTTTCAACACTATTTTGACAATATAGATATTGAAAGCTATGTGGATAATCTTAATGATGGGAGCATGGTTTCAAGTAAGTCATCAGGAAATATATCAGGTCTAAGGAGCCGCAGCAAATCCACTGCTTCGTTGGCATCGCTAGGTTCATTAACAGGATCATCTAATCGTCATACTTTACAAAGAGGTAATTATGAATTCCCATTTTCAGTAATTTTACCGGGGTCCCTTGAGGAGTCTGTCGAAGGAATTAATGATGCTTCTGTGACGTACTATCTAGAGGCTAACGTTGAACGTCATAAACAGACAGATTTGACTTGTAGAAAGGTTCTTCGAGTGGTTCGCACAATGGCTTCAGATGCAGTAGAAATTTCAGAGACCACGGCTGTAGATAATACATGGCCTAATAAAGTTGATTATTCTATATCGGTACCGACACGAGCGGTAGCAATTGGCTCAACTACTCCCATCGATATTAGCCTGGTTCCATCACTCAAAGGTTTAAGATTGGGGCCAATTAAAATTTCTCTACTGGAATACATTCAGTTTTGCGGGTCCACTGGTGGTGTTATCCATCAGGAAAGAATCGTCAACAAgttgaaattaaaggaCCCCTTGGGTCATGTAGCAATACTTAAGAGGCAGAAGGAGgaatataatgaagaagaaagtgaacAGGAGGAACTCTTGGATGAATTTCAGGATAGGTGGGAAGTTTCTgctcttttcaatattcctGCCAACTTGAGCAAATGTTGTCAGGATTGTAACATACTGACGAGCCTTAAAGTTCGTcataaattgaaatttgtgatttcattaattaatcCAGACGGCCATATATCAGAACTGCGAGCAACATTACCACTTAACTTATTCATTTCACCTTTTGTCGCATTAACTGTACAACCCTCTGATGAAATCGAAAAAAATACAAGATATGGTTCTAATATTGGTGTTACTGAAAACAGTGGAAACGAAGAAGAACTGATATTCGCTAAAACTTCGTCTGAACTTGAGTTACCTGCTTTAGCCAATGGTGTTTCTAATAACATGGGACCGATGGGTAGTTCCATTAATGGTTTAATGGCTCCACCGAAGTATAGCAACCATGTGTTTGATAGACGATGGGGCGAACACAATACTGACCCATCCAATTCCACAGAAGGTACTAATGGAAGCTGTATTTCACagaataatgaaacaacaGATGCTAGTCCAACATTGAATATAAATGGTCTAGGCATAAGCCGACCACTTTCTCCTGTTAATGGTAGATATTTACCAAGTCCGATAACAGActcagaagaagaggatgaaatACTCATCAGCACACCAAGGCTTCCTGCGGAAGATGATTCCGACACGACCGCTCTATTAACCCCAGGATTCATTAGCATATCGAGAAAGAGCTCAATAAATAGACAAAAATCTCCAACACCAAATAAAAACGAATGGGAGATAGAAACAATGAGCCGTGTGCCCTCTTATCAAAATGCCATGAAGGTGGAGGTTATAGAAGATGATTTGCCTCCATGTTACccaaagaatttatcaaagaataataagGAAATGACCAATCCAATATCCCTTCATCAGAGGTCAAATTCCTCCTTACTAGGACCAATGGTGACTGGAAGAACGTATTCGTTCCAAAATCGAAGTAACAATAGCTCCTCGGTGTCATTACAGATGTTATCAGAAAATAGTACACCAGGATCTCTGAAGAAGGGTTTTCCTTCAAATACATCGTTGTcatcaaaaaataatatagCCAACAAGCAAGTTCCTTTCATGACCGCTCTATCGAAGAATAGTTCGCCATCAATCTCGCAGCTTCAACGAGATCGGTCAAACTCAAGACTAAGTGCTAAGGATAGATCTAGCTCGTTTGCAAGTTTTATCGagatattttccaagaGAGATCGAAATTGAACTTCATTATCGGGacttttccaaaatatcCTTTACGTTGAATCATATAgttgataaataaataatttatatCTGTTAACGGATTCTAGATTGCTTGTTGTGACGTATATATTATGTAGAGCATACCCAAAGTTAGTGGAACCGGATCAAACTCCTTAGTATATTGTGCTGAAAAAACAATGCAATTGCTTGCCGCGGAGCTACGGAAGAAAGCTTTGTGTCACAAATGCATACGCGCTTTCTTCCAAAACAAGATTATCATCTTTGTACTCTAAACATAATATTCATCCTTACACAGTTACCTTACGAGAGCACCCGATAGACACAAGTCAGAAGTGGAAAAGTTTTACAAGCAAACTCCAAAATATATTACCACTGTTCCTCAACTTTGAAGTTTATTTAGGAAAACAAGATTTCAACTTCCCTTtagtaataatgaagaatctaAGTTTAAACAATAGAGGTGTACTAACTTCACTTTCGTTAAACGAATCCaccaaatttgataaagGAAGTCCTAAGAGTGTATTTAAAAGAACCTCACAAGTAGCCCCATCTGTTCGAAGAAATGAGATCACggatgaaaataatatcgACGAGAAACCTGTTGAATTTAGGAAGAACATTCCCAAAACTACATCTATATTGCAAATAGACTCAAATAAGCCTCGGGATTCAAGAAACTACAGATCAAGAAAAAGGATAGTCActtctttatttatcaatggATTAGCAGACGACGTGACTGAAAACATGTTATATGATGTGTTCAGTAAATATCAAAGCTTAGTTTCCCTCAAAATATGCTGTGATTCCGATAGTAAAAAATCTTTGAACTATGGTTatcttaatttttcagatgAACTTGAAGCTAAAAAAGCAgttgatgattttaattACACCATTTTGTTTGgtaatgaaataaaaatgatgcCCTCTCTTCGAAATACAATATATCGTAAAAATATTGGTACAAATGTTTTTTTTGCTAACCTTCCATTGGAGAATAAACATTTAACAACTAGAGCGTTTTACGACACTTTCAAAGGGTACGGAGAAATTCTTTCATGTAAACTTGATAAAAGAAAGAACATTGGTTTTGTATATTTTGATAACGATAAACCTGCTCAAATGGTgattaatgattttaataacaagatatattttggaaataaaataatatgtGGTCTAcattttgataaagaaatcagaaattttccaaattttgataaaagGAAAGCAAATATAgacaacaaaataattattgatgatgaattagaagCAGCAAACATAGGTGTACAatttaagaagaattcTGAATTAATACTCCCTCATCCAAACGCAATATTTGTTAAAAATCTACCCTTTGATGTCCccgatgaagaaattcttGATCATTTCAGTAAATTAGGTCCTGTGAAATCAGTATTTTCATCCAATGTTACAAAATATAAATCCAGTTGGGCTTTTATTACGTACAAAAAACAAACTGACACCATCAGAGCAACTAATCATTTCAACAATACCAAGTTCCAAGGAAAAACAATAACAGTTTCTAGGGCTAAACTAAAAAATACAGAAGGAAATCGAACAGTTTATCTGAACAATGTAAGTGTAGTCTGTAATCAAGAGTTTTTGAGAAGATTGTGCCTTCAGGAGGGAATAAAGGCACAAAAAATCTATCTAAAGCCTGATGACCATGACTCCTATTCGTGCTCTGGATATATCAAATGTAACTCCAAAGACAATGCCAAACGagtatttgaaatattaaatgGGAAATTTATTGGAGGTTGTTATATTCATGTTTCATGGgataaaataaaagatcCACTGAAGGACGAACAGAGTGATATTACACAGAATAAACATAATATATTACCCAATTTATTTTTGCCGAATCCAGCAATCCAAAAACATGGAAACTTTATCAGCTACAAAGAGAGTAACGTAACCACAGAGTTTATTTCTGATAAACCATCTAACCACTACATATCAAAAGAGATCCAAcaaattataaatatagTGAATGGCCATGTCAAACGGGGTTTGGAATTCTTAAATAACAAAGTTCCTTGCAGGGATGAAAGTATAAGGTGTATTtcagaatatattattaacgTTTACTGGTATGGGGATTTACAAAACTTATCCTTATTTTTacaatcaattaattcaaatgttCGTTATGAAGCTATACTGCAGCAACAGATAGAAGCTGCTTCCAATCTTTTAGGATTGAGTGAAACTTAACTCACTTTAAACAAGTTACTTTATTATTCTATGCATTTTGCTATATTCAAACAAGCATATAGTCCGTTAATCAATCTTTACTTAAATATACATATATGTGTATCTATTAAATAGATAGCTCGAAATGGGAGATACTTCGAAGTCCTTCGGATTCAAATTAACTCAACATAATTAGCCGGAAATATACCCTCTTTACCGTTCACTCTACCACTCCACCAATCATTCTGTGATTCTGTTCTCTTTAAAATAGTAATCTTATCACCTTTTTGAAAACTCAAGTCACCTTTTTGTTCTCCGGTAAACCTATACAAAGCTACTGCTTCATTAGAGGCATGACCTGAAGTTGGATCTGTGTTTTCCCCCTTACCATTTTTGTTTGCATTTGCAAACTCATTAAAGGGTGAAGTATTCTCTTCGACCGGCTTTTCCACATTTGTGTGTTTACGGCTTGTTCTCCGACGATTATCATACCCTATATagtcatcttcatcttcattggaATCGTAATCATAATGATGGTGACTTCTAGGATTGCCTCTTCTTGCATACCCCCCTTCAGTTTCCATATTATTGTGTGACCTATGGCCCCATTTGGACCTTGAAAGTGGAACATTGCCAGCACCTCTCGATCCGTTATTATATTCGTCATCGTCATAACCGTCATCCCTTCCGTTTCTTACATGCCTGTTATAGAATTCAGAGGAAGCTTCATCAGAAGAGTTAAAATTACTTGGTATATCATCATAAAAGTCActatcttcaaaatcactTGAATTGACTCCGCCATTGAATGCTTTTGAATCCAAAACTTTATATAAATTATGTGCCATTGATGGGGGATCCACTTTCCCAGATAAGATTAGTTGAGATGTACAATTATCACCATACAACTTCCTGTTAGCCTCTCTTCTTTCTAAGATAACAGACCCTTCCACAGATATTCCTGCGAATAAACCTTTACTTTTTGAATATGCAAACACAGCGGCAAACCCACCCATAGATGCTGAGGCATCTGCCTCGGCGTTTCTACCTACGGGACCAGCTGCAACGGAGACATTACCACCCAAAGTTAAGGTCCCAAACTCTGTGAATGAATTAACTGCCTCTTGTGtgttcaaaataaaaacaaaatcaGTCAACTCGACACCAACTA harbors:
- the YSC84 gene encoding Ysc84p (ancestral locus Anc_1.356), encoding MSNPKLPLGLNNPIPGGLKGETTKAANVLASFVKPNQVLGADQIIPPDVLRRAKGLAIITVLKAGFLFSGRAGSGVIVARLHDGSWSAPAAIGMAGAGAGGLVGVELTDFVFILNTQEAVNSFTEFGTLTLGGNVSVAAGPVGRNAEADASASMGGFAAVFAYSKSKGLFAGISVEGSVILERREANRKLYGDNCTSQLILSGKVDPPSMAHNLYKVLDSKAFNGGVNSSDFEDSDFYDDIPSNFNSSDEASSEFYNRHVRNGRDDGYDDDEYNNGSRGAGNVPLSRSKWGHRSHNNMETEGGYARRGNPRSHHHYDYDSNEDEDDYIGYDNRRRTSRKHTNVEKPVEENTSPFNEFANANKNGKGENTDPTSGHASNEAVALYRFTGEQKGDLSFQKGDKITILKRTESQNDWWSGRVNGKEGIFPANYVELI